GATGaatgtttcttttgctgtaaaCAGTTGATTACAATAATAGTTCTGCTCTATCTTTTACCCAGGTCTGGGGGGCTTTGAGTAGTGTAACATCTTCACACAGTGTCTCTCTTTCTGCCACACAGTTTGTATAATCCCGTTTTTATTTAATTCCCCTAATCCTTTAAGTGGTGCATTGCTGCAGATCTCACATGCTGTTTCTCATGGTTTTGTTCTGGAAGTGAGCTGCTTAGAAAAAGAGCTTCAGGGAAATGCCCTGgaactgagctggcttcagctTTGGCCTCTCTATAGCTCTCAGATCAGTGCAGAAATTCCCAACTCTGTTCTCACTTTACAGTGTATTAGTCAGGAGTGGATGAGTTGGTAGGCCAGGAATAGAAGAGGGTTGGTGCATGATGAATGAAAATATGGAGAGGGAGAGGAATAATCATGTGGCACATTTACTGATGGGGTGGTGTTATAGATCAGTTACAGATCATTTGGTTATAGTAGCCTTGACCAAAGCACCTACCTCTCTGTAGGTATGGTGAGCATTGAGTGGAGAGTCTGCTGCTCTGGCACTGTGCACTAATACTCTCATGAGGGTCTGCCTGACCTCCTGACACGTTACCTGTACCTCATTCTGTCCTCTGCTGCTCCTAAGTacacttttctcttttccaggccaTTGGAGATGTCTTCCAAGAAGCCTGTACCTTTTCTGCGCCAGGTCGTGTCTGTCAGAAAGAAGGTGAGTGCTCCTCTCCCCAGCTGGGGAGCTGACTTCcctcagtgctgctgacagATGGCACAGGCTGTTTCTGGAGGGTCAGGGCTTGGTGAGCGCAGGTAGTGCTGGTGTTTCCATGATcacaggagcagctgctctctgtataacctgctgccctgcaggaTGTACAACTAGAGGGGTAACTCCAATGTTTGAGCCCCAGGTGTATCTAGAAGATGTAATGGCTGCCACCAGTGACAGTTGCACTGAAAGCTGTGGTCATTGTTCACTACTGATCACTCTGGAAGTTCAAAATGTCTATGTAGTTTATAATCTGAGTATAACATTGATTCTATCATTGCTGGATTATCTTAATATAATTCCACAGTCGGAGATCTctttttgtgtgtcttttttGTATGACCTGACCCAGGTCATCTGTGAAAACCGAGATAGGTTTGAATTCCCAAATCCATCACCTTGACAACGCATGTTCAGCCAGCTCTTGGTCTGGGAGTTGCAGGTGTTTGGAGGCAGCACTTCAATTGCTGTTCCTTGAATTGGGCTGCTCCTGGGTGGTAGACTTGCATATGGAAATGCCAGTTGCTTGACCGACTGGATGCAGGTGTGATTGAGTTGGTGAGCAACTGCTGCCCCATTACTGGACTCCGTCTTTGCCAGCTGCAGATGTTTTCAGTGGTGGTGCATGATATTGCTAGTACAAAAAAAGACAAGGTCCGATCCATGGAAGGACAGGATTATCTTGGCCACAAGTCTTTACCTTTGGCTTCCCTGCCTTCAGATCCACAGAGACCCTCGATTTGATGACCTGTCTGGAGAGTATAAGCCTGAAATATTTATGAAGACTTACAGCTTCCTGGACAGTATcaagaagcaggagaaagagGTGATGATGCTGTGTGCCTGTCCTGGGGCAGAAGAGCCTTGCTTTGGCAGGGGCAGTTTCTGCCTCTCGCAGTGGAGGTGGCAGCAGGCAGTGAGCCAGCTTTCTGCTGTCTTCTTCAGATGattcagaagcagctgaaaaaatGCCGGAACGTGGAGCAGAAGGAGaaactccagcagctcctgaacCGCATGGTGAGTTCAGTGCAGCATCTCCTCCTGTGAGGCAATGCATTAGAGGAGAGGGTGTGTGAACTGAGGTCTGCCTAGATGCTGATATAGGTCATCCTTTCTGTGCAGAAACAGCAAGAACAggcacagcaaaagcagcagaaattgaGGGAGAGAGAACTGGCTTGGAAGAGACAACAGAGGGAATTGGCCAAGCAGGGAAAGAAGCCCTTCTTCCTAAAGAAATGTAAGTACTCAGTGTGAGCATACTGCAGGAAGACCTATGACTGCTGACAGGAATTCCAGCACTGGAATTGAGCTGACCATATTCTGTGGAGCTGTGGAGAGATTGTTCTAGTGCTGGTACTCAAGCGATAAGCCAGGCCTCGAGCCAGGGAGGGAGAGGTGAGGAAGGGCTGGTCTGTAGAGGCAATTCAGGCTTCACTTTGAAGTTTTAAACCTTGCTCCCTCTTCTTTACAGCTGAGATGAAGAAACTGGAGCTAGCTGATAAATACGCAGAGTTGAAGAGGAGTGGGAAGCTGGAAAGCTTCCTGaacaagaagaggaagaggaatgcCATCAAAGACAAGCGCCGCCTGCCCTCACAGAAGAACCTGTGACTGCTGGACAGATGTGCTCTTGTCTGGCACTGGGACTCGCTCTTCCCGGGCCAGGCCCTCTTCCCGGTACCTGTCTGTCACTGTACAGTGCTGATGTAGGGCAGCAGAGTCTGAACTAAAGAAAATAGTGCTTTTTGTAGCTGAAATGTCCTCTTTACTGTGGTTGACACCACACCTGGGTGGTGACAAGTCTGTCATGCAGGTGTGCTTGTCACTGAGAGCTGTCCTTGTCCTTGCACCTGCCCATCTCTTCCTGTAGCTGTGAGAGCACAAGCCCTACCCTGCATTGCTGCCTCTCCTCCAGGCGTTACTATTCACCACCTGAGGTGGGAATAGGAAGCCTCTTGGCCTCTCTTGGGCGGAGAGGCTCTGGTTCAGAGCAGGGCTAGCACTGGCTtcagaccaggttgcccagggcTTTTTCAGCTGGCTCTGGGAAAATCCAAGGACAGATGGTACTACCTATCTTGGCTTCTGCTCCACTGCTTTGGGTTCTCAAGATGCAAACTCCTTTTAATCCTGATCTAGGAAACATGCCTGGGTTTAGTCCCTAATTATTGTCCTGTTCGCAGGGAAGTGCCTGTCCCCATCTTCTCATGTCATAGGTCTGGGGAGTGGAGGAAAAAGGGGTCTGTTAGGTCTCCCCAAAGCCTTTCCTTCCTGCGTGTGAATAAACCCTGTTGTTCCCTCAGCCTTTCACTGCAGTGCTCCTGCATCTGACAACTTTCACATCCTCAAATGGAGTCAGCCCAGAGGACCAGCATCTGTCTTCTGGGGGAGCAGCCTGGATGCAGTGTCTGGATGTAGTCTCACAAGTGCAGTGTACGGAATACatctctgtttgcttttattcctgGCAGCAGTGCCAGTACAGACAAAAGTGAACCTCTGGGAGTTAATGCTTCTCTCTCCAACATTATCTTTGAGCACCAGCTCTCTTGTTTCTCCGCACTCATTGTCCCCATctcctgtagctgtgctgaTGAGGAGGTGTGGATGTGATGCAGACAAGGTCAGTGCATGTGCTGGGTGAGTgcctcagctctgcagggcaCACTGCCCCTGGGCACAGCTGTACTGTGGggagcctggagaagggctttgtGATGAGCAAGAGATGGAATGATGAGCAATTCCATCATACCCACCCAAGGGTGATGCTCAGCATCTGCATTTCCTGTGAGTGGCAAGATCTGCTCTGATGATGGGTTTTGGTGTGACTTGGGCAAGGCAGGAGACATGGGACATACCAGCTCAGCTAGAGACTACATGGGGATCCTCAGTTGCCTTTAACCTGTGTGTGGCTTACTGCTTTGTGCTGTggctggctgctgcttcctcttcttgctgcaggatgtggcatgcagagcctgcagcatccttgtgCTTTCAGAGGAGAGTATGGTGGCAGCACCAAGTCCAAGGCTGTCCTGACTCTTGTGGCATTGATAGGCTGGTTTCTGCTCTCATGTTTTAATCCAAAGGTGAACAAACCTCCACCTGTACTTCAGtgcaagaaaggaagaagacaggcctggacaggctggaggtGGCTCACCCCTGTGTCACAGCTGCCAGGATCTTACTGAGGGGCCATGTGGGAGCAGCATTCCTGAGTCCATGTGTACCCATCCCTGCTGGTAGGTCCTGCCCAGCTGGGAACAGACCTAGTGCACCCCCAAAGCAGCCctgccttctcctcctgctcATCTGGAGCCAAATGCTCTGCCTTGCAAGAGGCTGTCACCCACTTATGTCCAGCATGTTAGTGGTGAGGAGTGAGCCTGGAGGCCTGTCTCTGCCTGCCAGCTCCTGGACCCATAACCTGCAGCAGGGGAAGTCCTGGGGCATTGCCCAGCTCAACCAGTGCTGTggtggcactggagcaggtggcagcaggtccagagaaggacaacagagctggtgcagggtctggagcacaagtgtgatggggaacagctgatGAGGGAGCAGGAGGGTTTAGTTTGGAGAcgagaaggctcagaggggacTTTATTGCTGTCTACgactgcctgacaggaggatggagccaggaggggctgggctctgctcccaaggaacaagggatgggacaagaggaaacggcctcaagctgcaccaggggaggtttagactggatattgggaacaattccttcccaaagggcagtcaggcattggaacaggctgcccagggcagtgctggaatcaccatccctggaagtgttcacaaactgtgtagtTACACAGTGCCATGGGTTAATGGTGGCCTTGgtagtgctggggaatggttggactggatgagcttgaggGTCTTTTCTGACccagctgattctgtgattctatgcttctaacATCTCCAGGGAGATTTCTACTATGAGGaaaacagctcttccctgtggcCTCCCAGCATAAGCATTTCTAATGCTGTCCTGGTCTTGTGTCTCTTACCAACCTACCCTGGTGTCCCCCCACGTGGAATGTGGGGACTTGCTTTGGGGATCCTTGGGGAAGGCAGCCATTGGGCACTGTTGGCATCACTACTGTAACTGCATCTGATTGCACAGGCAGTAATGGCTGATAAAGCTTCTACCCGTACCCCCCAGTGACACCCTCAAGGCCCACCAGACTCACAAGGACCTTTCCTCTCACAACTGCTGGCCAAGAGGTCACAGACTGAGGCCCCATTCCCCAGATGTGCTCTGCAGCTGGTCATGCCATCACCTGAGGGACAGGCACCCACAGGAGCCAGGGGACCTGCCTGCCAACAGCGACACACacaggacagggctgcagggctcAGTCTTTTATTGCAAAGAGGGAGATACAAAAAAGGACAGTCCTCCCTCAGGGCCCCCAGGAGTGAGGGGAgtgatgggcagggagaggcCCAGGCCATGCTCCCCAGCATAGGGAGcaggctgtcaccaagcactgaGCTAGGGACCACAACAGCAGTGCCCTGTGCAGCCCCCAGTCTGAGGCTGTTTGGCCAGAGGGCATGGGGAGCAGACAAACTGGGCCTCATCCTCCTCCATTCCACTGCCCCATTTGCTTAGTGGGGTGCTGAGgtcctgagctgctgtgggggcCTCTCGCCATGCGACCCCTGAGGACCTTTGcccagggagggagggagtggGGCCACTGCCCTCTGTCCAGGAGGAAGCTCAGTGGCCCACCTCAGGCCTGCAGGT
This window of the Melopsittacus undulatus isolate bMelUnd1 chromosome 3, bMelUnd1.mat.Z, whole genome shotgun sequence genome carries:
- the RRP36 gene encoding ribosomal RNA processing protein 36 homolog, with the translated sequence MSFEELLQIQNDSRTSVCKRVTSGKKTAKPTKATVKQQQGKKGPLEMSSKKPVPFLRQVVSVRKKIHRDPRFDDLSGEYKPEIFMKTYSFLDSIKKQEKEMIQKQLKKCRNVEQKEKLQQLLNRMKQQEQAQQKQQKLRERELAWKRQQRELAKQGKKPFFLKKSEMKKLELADKYAELKRSGKLESFLNKKRKRNAIKDKRRLPSQKNL